A region from the Janthinobacterium agaricidamnosum genome encodes:
- a CDS encoding FliM/FliN family flagellar motor switch protein — MNMTDTNQSETLLEDLGDDMIIDQGDVADVASTRARRDIPQMMRKIPVTLTLEVGSARISLEELMAIGPESVIELDMLAGEPLVIKVNGTPIGRAEVVVAGENYGLKVIDLDGLNLDLMTA; from the coding sequence ATGAATATGACCGATACCAACCAGAGCGAAACCCTGCTGGAAGACCTGGGCGATGACATGATCATCGACCAGGGCGACGTTGCCGACGTGGCCAGCACCCGCGCGCGCCGCGACATTCCGCAGATGATGCGCAAGATTCCCGTCACCCTGACCCTGGAAGTGGGCTCGGCCCGCATTTCGCTGGAAGAGTTGATGGCCATCGGCCCGGAAAGCGTGATCGAACTCGACATGCTGGCCGGCGAACCGCTGGTGATCAAGGTCAATGGCACGCCGATCGGCCGTGCCGAAGTGGTGGTGGCCGGCGAGAACTATGGCCTGAAAGTCATCGACCTCGACGGCCTCAACCTCGACCTGATGACAGCATGA
- the fliP gene encoding flagellar type III secretion system pore protein FliP (The bacterial flagellar biogenesis protein FliP forms a type III secretion system (T3SS)-type pore required for flagellar assembly.), whose protein sequence is MKLAVPGLSRRRGALAAALAVPVLMLCCSAAGAQDLLAGVVPGAKTDLSVKMQILVVMTLLGLLPVMVMMMTSFTRFVIVLSLLRQALGLQQGLPNRIVTGIALILTLLVMRPIGDQIWKDAFVPYDRDQIGMQEALKIAEVPISRFMLAQTSKAALAQIAHLAGEPSTMRPQDHSFTVKLAAFVLSELKTAFQIGCMLFIPFLIIDLVVASVLMAMGMMMLSPLVISLPFKLLLFVLVDGWTLTVNTLVTSIQGY, encoded by the coding sequence ATGAAGCTGGCGGTACCCGGCTTGAGCCGGCGCCGCGGCGCGCTGGCTGCCGCGCTGGCTGTCCCTGTTCTGATGCTGTGCTGCAGCGCCGCCGGCGCGCAGGACCTGCTCGCCGGCGTGGTGCCGGGCGCGAAGACCGACTTGTCGGTGAAGATGCAGATCCTCGTCGTCATGACACTGCTCGGGCTGCTGCCCGTGATGGTCATGATGATGACCAGCTTTACCCGCTTCGTCATCGTGCTGTCCCTGCTGCGCCAGGCCCTGGGCCTGCAGCAGGGCTTGCCCAACCGTATCGTCACCGGCATCGCCCTGATTCTCACCTTGCTGGTCATGCGCCCCATCGGCGACCAGATATGGAAGGACGCGTTCGTGCCTTACGACCGCGACCAGATCGGCATGCAGGAAGCGCTGAAGATCGCCGAAGTGCCGATTTCGCGCTTCATGCTGGCGCAGACGAGCAAGGCCGCGCTGGCGCAGATCGCGCACCTGGCCGGCGAACCGTCGACCATGCGCCCGCAAGACCACAGTTTCACGGTCAAGCTGGCCGCGTTCGTGTTGTCCGAACTCAAGACAGCGTTCCAGATCGGCTGCATGCTGTTCATTCCCTTCCTCATCATCGACCTGGTGGTGGCGTCCGTGCTGATGGCCATGGGCATGATGATGCTCTCGCCGCTCGTCATCTCGCTGCCGTTCAAGCTGCTGCTGTTCGTGCTGGTCGACGGCTGGACGCTGACCGTCAACACCTTAGTTACCAGCATACAGGGCTATTGA
- a CDS encoding flagellar biosynthetic protein FliQ: MFTPEVAVDLIIEALHVVMLLVVILVVPGLLMGLLVALVQAATSINEQTMSFLPRLLVTLLALILAGRWMAGYLMDYCVSIFQRAATLVG, encoded by the coding sequence ATGTTTACCCCTGAAGTCGCCGTCGACCTGATCATCGAAGCGCTGCATGTCGTCATGCTGCTGGTGGTGATTCTGGTCGTGCCGGGTTTGCTCATGGGCTTGCTGGTCGCGCTGGTGCAGGCGGCCACCTCGATCAATGAACAGACCATGAGTTTCCTGCCGCGCCTGCTGGTCACCCTGCTGGCCCTGATCCTGGCCGGACGCTGGATGGCCGGTTACCTGATGGATTATTGCGTGTCCATTTTTCAGCGCGCCGCCACCCTGGTCGGATAG
- a CDS encoding flagellar biosynthetic protein FliR has protein sequence MDQIFNQVLPFLLAVWWPFCRILAMLSASPVIGDAMVPVPVRVLLSLVLAILMLPVMQASGVSQDLLKIDPFSLHALVATLEQAVIGFVLGLAFHFAMSVMSVLGYLVSSQVGFSMAVMNDPLNGTSSDVITGMLTIMCMIVFFAIDGHLVLTGVIGASFKAWPVGQGYGPLLLQTVAYNVAWIFAAAMLLALPIVFSTMVVQLGFGFLNRVAPSLNLFSLGFSMITMFGLLMLGQIVRFIPEHYIAMTNRVLDMIAEQMRVAHG, from the coding sequence ATGGATCAGATTTTCAATCAGGTGCTGCCGTTTCTGCTGGCCGTGTGGTGGCCGTTCTGCCGCATCCTGGCCATGCTCAGCGCTTCGCCCGTCATCGGCGACGCCATGGTGCCCGTCCCCGTGCGGGTGCTGCTGTCGCTGGTGCTGGCGATCCTGATGCTGCCCGTGATGCAGGCCTCGGGCGTGTCGCAGGACTTGCTGAAGATCGATCCGTTTTCCCTGCATGCGCTCGTCGCCACCCTGGAGCAGGCCGTCATCGGCTTCGTCCTGGGCCTGGCCTTCCACTTCGCCATGTCCGTCATGTCGGTGCTCGGTTACCTCGTGTCGAGCCAGGTGGGTTTTTCCATGGCCGTCATGAACGATCCGCTCAACGGCACCTCGTCGGACGTGATCACGGGGATGCTCACCATCATGTGCATGATCGTGTTTTTCGCCATCGACGGCCACCTCGTGCTGACGGGCGTGATCGGCGCCAGTTTCAAGGCATGGCCCGTGGGGCAGGGCTACGGGCCGCTGCTGCTGCAGACGGTGGCGTATAACGTGGCGTGGATCTTCGCCGCCGCCATGCTGCTGGCCTTGCCCATCGTCTTTTCCACCATGGTGGTGCAACTGGGCTTTGGCTTCCTGAACCGCGTGGCGCCGTCGCTGAACCTGTTTTCGCTGGGCTTTTCCATGATCACCATGTTCGGCCTGCTGATGCTGGGACAGATCGTGCGCTTTATTCCGGAGCACTACATCGCCATGACGAACCGCGTGCTCGACATGATCGCCGAACAGATGCGGGTGGCCCATGGATAG
- a CDS encoding EscU/YscU/HrcU family type III secretion system export apparatus switch protein: MADSSTGDKTEKASAQKLKKSRQEGQVVRSRDLSTALGILISMKVFIYLLPGYLVSFRELFAMAFMPLDSKGALDNAMSMAFTTSVGLLIKMIVPLFCVPLFVVLGSLVPGGWVISTKNWMPKMERLSPAKNLGRLVSPKHGFEFGLSIAKAAVLGMVLVHVSRSSLTQYVDLQHRPLQQAMLDGSALMLDGLMALISVFVLFAIIDVPAQAFFFARNQRMSKQDVKEEHKSSEGRPEVRQRIRQLQQQIGRRSVRKTVPDADVVIVNPEHYAVALKYDQDRAEAPFVVAKGVDEMALYIRQVAKEHNIETLELPPLARAIYNTSQVQQQIPVQLYQAVSQVLNYILQLKAFRTGQRAAQPPFPTEVVVPSHLSEVVPS; this comes from the coding sequence ATGGCGGATAGCAGCACGGGCGACAAGACAGAAAAGGCTTCAGCACAGAAGCTGAAGAAATCGCGCCAGGAAGGGCAGGTGGTGCGTTCGCGCGACCTGTCGACGGCGCTGGGTATTCTGATCAGCATGAAGGTCTTCATTTACCTGCTGCCCGGCTATCTGGTGAGCTTTCGCGAGCTGTTCGCCATGGCCTTCATGCCGCTCGACAGCAAGGGCGCGCTGGACAATGCCATGTCGATGGCGTTTACCACGTCCGTGGGTTTGCTGATCAAGATGATCGTGCCGCTGTTCTGCGTGCCCTTGTTTGTTGTGCTCGGCTCATTGGTCCCTGGCGGCTGGGTCATCAGCACGAAGAACTGGATGCCGAAGATGGAGCGCCTGAGCCCGGCCAAGAACCTGGGCCGCCTGGTGTCGCCCAAGCATGGCTTTGAATTCGGCTTGTCGATCGCCAAGGCCGCCGTGCTGGGCATGGTGCTCGTGCACGTGAGCCGCTCCAGCCTGACGCAGTACGTGGACTTGCAACACCGGCCCCTGCAGCAAGCCATGCTCGACGGCTCGGCGCTGATGCTCGACGGCCTGATGGCGCTCATTTCCGTCTTCGTGCTGTTTGCCATCATCGACGTGCCGGCGCAGGCGTTTTTCTTTGCCCGCAACCAGCGCATGAGCAAGCAGGATGTCAAGGAAGAACATAAAAGCAGCGAAGGGCGGCCCGAAGTGCGCCAGCGCATCCGCCAGCTGCAGCAGCAGATCGGCCGGCGCAGCGTGCGCAAGACCGTGCCCGACGCCGACGTGGTGATCGTCAACCCCGAGCATTACGCCGTCGCGCTCAAGTATGACCAGGACCGCGCCGAGGCGCCGTTTGTCGTTGCCAAGGGCGTCGACGAGATGGCGCTGTATATCCGGCAAGTGGCGAAGGAACACAACATCGAAACGCTGGAGTTGCCGCCGCTGGCGCGCGCCATCTACAACACCAGCCAGGTGCAGCAGCAGATTCCCGTGCAGCTGTACCAGGCCGTGTCGCAGGTGCTCAACTACATCCTGCAGCTGAAAGCATTCCGTACTGGGCAGCGCGCCGCCCAGCCCCCATTTCCCACCGAGGTGGTCGTGCCATCTCATTTGAGCGAGGTAGTACCTTCATGA
- a CDS encoding flagellar biosynthesis protein FlhA, whose protein sequence is MNFLNRLVAEMRRHKFATPLFLLVILAMIILPLPPVLLDILFTFNIVLALIVILVSVSAKRPLDFSVFPTVILATTMLRLTLNVASTRVVLLHGHTGADAAGKVIEAFGNVVIGGNFVVGIVVFVILMIINFAVVTKGAERISEVSARFTLDALPGKQMAIDADLNAGLINQEKAQIRRKDVAAEADFYGAMDGASKFVRGDAVASILILIINMVGGVAIGSLMHDLSFGDAFRQYALLTIGDGLVAQIPALLLSAAAAILVTRISDSGDFEQQVAGQVLTSPTVIYSAAGMMVALALIPGMPWFMFMTFAAVLAFVAWRLTKRVKGPDAAGMAAIEAALRDDKPAELEWQQLPAVQPLMVMLGYKLVGMVDKTQGEPLTKRVKGVRQSLSEAMGLLLPNIGVRDDLALKPSQYAIVLSGTVVAQAEVQADRLMAIPSPNVYGQLDGIPGIEPAYGMPVTWIEPSEKAHALGLGYQVIEAPSVIATHLSKMVREYLPELFRHEDVSNLMERLTALSPKLAGALDKALTHTQMLRVFRVLLAENVSLKDIVPIATTLLDSSETTKDPILLAAEVRCALRRQIVSGLFGQKMEMQAFNLGGELENMLLGSLNQARQSGKVTLDNYPIDPHLLSQLQVNMPVAREQMKQQATPPLLLVLPQIRPLLARYARLFAPGLHVLSYNEIPENREVSIIGTVG, encoded by the coding sequence ATGAATTTCCTGAACCGGTTGGTTGCCGAAATGCGCCGCCACAAGTTCGCCACGCCGCTGTTCCTGCTGGTGATCCTGGCGATGATCATCTTGCCGCTGCCGCCCGTGCTGCTCGATATCTTGTTCACTTTCAATATCGTGCTGGCACTGATCGTCATCCTCGTCAGCGTGTCGGCCAAGCGGCCGCTCGACTTCTCCGTCTTCCCGACGGTGATTCTGGCCACCACCATGCTCAGGCTGACCCTGAACGTGGCGTCCACGCGCGTGGTGCTGCTGCACGGCCATACGGGCGCGGATGCGGCCGGTAAGGTGATCGAGGCGTTTGGTAACGTGGTCATCGGCGGTAACTTCGTCGTCGGTATCGTCGTCTTCGTGATTTTGATGATCATCAACTTCGCCGTCGTCACCAAGGGCGCCGAGCGTATTTCCGAGGTGTCGGCGCGCTTTACCCTCGATGCCTTGCCGGGCAAGCAGATGGCGATCGACGCTGACCTGAACGCCGGCCTGATCAATCAGGAAAAAGCCCAGATCCGCCGCAAGGACGTGGCCGCCGAAGCCGACTTCTATGGCGCCATGGATGGCGCATCGAAGTTCGTGCGCGGCGATGCCGTCGCCAGTATCCTGATTTTGATCATCAATATGGTCGGCGGCGTGGCCATCGGCTCGCTGATGCACGACCTGTCGTTCGGCGACGCTTTCCGCCAGTACGCACTGCTGACCATCGGCGATGGCCTGGTGGCGCAGATTCCGGCGCTGCTGCTGTCGGCCGCGGCCGCCATCCTGGTGACCCGCATCAGCGATTCGGGCGATTTCGAGCAGCAAGTGGCGGGCCAGGTGCTGACCTCGCCAACGGTGATCTACAGCGCGGCCGGCATGATGGTGGCGCTGGCCCTGATTCCTGGCATGCCGTGGTTCATGTTCATGACCTTTGCCGCCGTGCTGGCCTTTGTTGCCTGGCGCCTGACCAAGCGCGTGAAGGGGCCCGACGCGGCCGGCATGGCGGCCATCGAGGCGGCCTTGCGCGACGACAAGCCTGCCGAACTGGAGTGGCAGCAACTGCCCGCCGTGCAGCCGCTGATGGTGATGCTCGGCTATAAGCTGGTCGGCATGGTGGATAAAACGCAAGGCGAACCTTTGACCAAGCGCGTCAAGGGCGTGCGCCAGAGCCTGTCCGAAGCGATGGGCTTGCTGCTGCCGAATATCGGCGTGCGCGACGATCTGGCCCTGAAACCGTCGCAGTACGCGATCGTGCTGTCGGGCACCGTGGTGGCGCAGGCGGAAGTGCAGGCCGACCGGCTGATGGCGATCCCGTCGCCGAACGTGTATGGCCAGCTCGACGGCATTCCCGGCATCGAACCGGCCTACGGCATGCCCGTCACGTGGATCGAGCCGAGTGAAAAGGCGCATGCGCTGGGCCTCGGTTACCAGGTCATCGAGGCGCCCAGCGTGATCGCCACGCACTTGTCGAAAATGGTGCGCGAATACCTGCCGGAACTGTTCCGCCACGAAGACGTGTCGAACCTGATGGAGCGCCTGACGGCCCTGTCGCCGAAGCTGGCCGGTGCGCTGGACAAGGCCCTGACGCACACGCAGATGCTGCGCGTGTTCCGTGTCTTGTTGGCGGAAAATGTGTCCCTGAAGGATATCGTGCCCATCGCCACCACCTTGCTCGACAGTTCGGAAACGACCAAGGACCCGATCCTGCTGGCGGCCGAGGTGCGTTGCGCGCTGCGGCGCCAGATCGTCAGCGGCCTGTTCGGCCAGAAGATGGAAATGCAGGCGTTTAATCTGGGCGGCGAACTGGAAAACATGCTGCTCGGTTCCTTGAACCAGGCGCGCCAGTCGGGCAAGGTGACGCTCGATAACTATCCGATCGACCCGCATCTGCTGTCGCAGCTGCAAGTGAACATGCCGGTGGCGCGCGAGCAGATGAAGCAGCAGGCCACGCCGCCGCTGCTGCTGGTGCTGCCGCAGATCCGTCCGCTGCTGGCCCGCTACGCGCGCCTGTTCGCGCCAGGCCTGCACGTGCTGTCATACAATGAAATTCCGGAAAACCGCGAAGTGAGCATCATCGGCACGGTGGGCTAG
- a CDS encoding flagellin — translation MLSLHTNIAALAAQNAAARAQSLLSTSMTRLSTGFRINSAMDDAAGLQIATRLRAQASGMAVAMRNTQNSTSMLQTAEGAFDEVNTMLIRMKDLATQAADASSGAKDKVAMQAEYDALGLELANVMKNTSYGGNKLLAGGTLASSMTFQIGASQSETMVFDISGKMAGVLASLGAASANFGAPATGNELTGSANASIALLEAAIDDVGGVRSALGAAGNRLDHVHTNLSNMATNTKAAIGRIMDVDYAAESANMTSAQMLLQASTAMLKQSQSMHKMILSLLQP, via the coding sequence GTGCTCAGTCTCCATACGAATATCGCAGCACTGGCCGCACAAAATGCCGCCGCACGCGCGCAATCGCTGCTGTCGACCTCGATGACGCGGCTCTCCACCGGCTTTCGCATCAATTCGGCCATGGATGACGCCGCCGGCCTGCAAATCGCGACCCGGCTGCGGGCACAGGCGAGCGGCATGGCCGTCGCCATGCGCAACACGCAAAACAGCACCTCGATGCTGCAGACGGCCGAAGGCGCGTTCGACGAAGTGAACACCATGCTGATCCGCATGAAGGACCTGGCCACCCAGGCCGCCGATGCATCGTCCGGCGCCAAGGACAAGGTCGCCATGCAGGCCGAATACGACGCCCTGGGCCTGGAACTGGCCAACGTCATGAAAAACACCAGCTATGGCGGCAACAAACTGCTGGCCGGCGGTACGCTGGCGTCGTCGATGACCTTCCAGATCGGCGCCAGCCAGAGCGAAACGATGGTGTTCGACATCTCGGGCAAGATGGCCGGCGTGCTGGCCTCGCTCGGCGCGGCCAGCGCCAACTTCGGCGCACCCGCCACCGGCAACGAATTGACGGGCAGCGCGAATGCCAGCATCGCCCTGCTGGAAGCAGCCATCGACGATGTGGGCGGCGTGCGCTCGGCCCTGGGCGCCGCCGGCAACCGCCTGGACCACGTGCACACCAACCTGTCGAACATGGCCACCAACACCAAGGCTGCCATCGGCCGCATCATGGATGTCGATTACGCGGCCGAAAGCGCGAACATGACGTCGGCGCAAATGTTGCTGCAAGCGAGCACGGCAATGCTCAAGCAAAGCCAGAGCATGCACAAAATGATACTCTCCCTGTTGCAGCCATGA
- a CDS encoding flagellin → MLSLHTNNAALSAQNSITRTQNQLSTSMTRLSTGFRINSAMDDAAGLQIATRLKAQTSGMTVAMSNTQNSTSMLQTAEGAFDEVTNMLIRMKDLATQAADASSGAKDKTAMQSEYDALGLELSNVMKNTTFGGNKLLVGGTLASSMTFQIGASQSETMAFDVSAKMTSLVASLTSATANYAATAGGSELTSSANATIALLETAIGDVGTVRSALGAAANRLDHVNTNLSNIATNTKAATGRIMDVDFATESSNMTSSQMLLQAGTAMLKQSNSMSSMVMSLLQ, encoded by the coding sequence ATGCTGAGCCTTCACACTAACAACGCTGCACTGTCCGCACAAAATTCGATCACCCGCACCCAAAACCAACTGTCGACCTCGATGACGCGCCTGAGCACCGGCTTCCGCATCAACTCGGCAATGGATGACGCAGCAGGCTTGCAAATCGCAACCCGCCTGAAAGCACAAACCAGCGGCATGACCGTTGCAATGTCGAACACCCAGAACAGCACCTCGATGCTGCAAACGGCTGAAGGCGCGTTTGACGAAGTCACCAACATGCTGATCCGCATGAAGGATCTGGCAACCCAGGCAGCCGATGCTTCGTCGGGCGCCAAAGACAAGACCGCCATGCAGTCGGAATACGATGCACTGGGCCTGGAACTGTCGAACGTGATGAAAAACACCACCTTCGGCGGCAACAAGCTGCTGGTAGGCGGCACGCTGGCCTCGTCGATGACGTTCCAGATCGGCGCAAGCCAATCCGAAACGATGGCATTTGACGTTTCGGCCAAAATGACCAGCCTGGTGGCATCGCTGACGTCGGCTACCGCCAACTACGCCGCGACTGCAGGCGGCTCCGAGCTGACCAGCTCCGCCAACGCCACCATCGCCCTGCTGGAAACGGCAATCGGCGACGTCGGCACCGTTCGCTCGGCACTGGGTGCTGCTGCAAACCGTCTGGACCACGTCAACACCAACTTGTCCAACATCGCCACCAACACCAAAGCCGCTACCGGCCGCATCATGGACGTCGACTTCGCTACCGAAAGCTCGAACATGACGTCGTCGCAAATGCTGCTGCAAGCTGGCACCGCAATGTTGAAACAAAGCAACAGCATGTCCTCGATGGTCATGTCCCTGCTGCAATAA
- a CDS encoding aromatic ring-hydroxylating oxygenase subunit alpha, translating into MSTISETRQLRDQFWHLLCHRSELPASGDYLKLDWLGEEVVVYNDQGELIAFDNLCPHRGTRFFTEKRGNAPLACPYHGWAYRAGAMHIPCRERYAPAELDNARLQVLQLDWCADFLFASPQPRMPLEAQLGETQATLENISFNVAGLGDFNAYDYECDWRIALENALEPLHVPFVHPESLAQLQLDDGENRFTDWTSTWEAGLGNAGMARKLRSVKRLFQLDSQFEGYQSLYLFPFTMLSSTFSYSYSLQHFFPSTQAQRTHFSSRLLMAATKPAASATLQGFFDSSAQMNRQVFEEDHAICKRIAVQAADSARFKILSSDEAKIAHFRACLAAASQS; encoded by the coding sequence ATGAGCACCATCTCCGAGACGCGGCAGCTGCGCGACCAGTTCTGGCACTTGCTGTGCCACCGCAGCGAATTGCCGGCCAGCGGCGACTATCTGAAACTCGACTGGCTGGGCGAGGAAGTGGTCGTCTACAACGACCAGGGCGAGCTGATCGCCTTCGACAATCTGTGTCCGCACCGCGGCACGCGCTTCTTCACCGAAAAACGCGGCAATGCGCCGCTGGCCTGCCCCTACCATGGCTGGGCCTACCGGGCCGGCGCCATGCACATCCCCTGCCGCGAACGCTACGCGCCGGCCGAGCTGGACAATGCCCGCCTGCAGGTGCTGCAGCTGGACTGGTGCGCCGATTTCCTGTTCGCCTCGCCACAGCCGCGCATGCCGCTCGAAGCGCAGCTGGGCGAGACCCAGGCCACCTTGGAAAACATTTCCTTCAACGTCGCCGGCCTGGGCGATTTCAACGCCTATGACTATGAGTGCGACTGGCGTATCGCGCTGGAAAATGCGCTCGAGCCGCTGCACGTGCCGTTCGTGCACCCGGAATCGCTGGCGCAACTGCAACTGGACGACGGCGAAAACCGTTTCACGGACTGGACGTCGACATGGGAAGCGGGCTTGGGCAACGCCGGCATGGCCAGGAAACTGCGCTCCGTCAAACGCCTGTTCCAGCTCGACAGCCAGTTCGAGGGCTACCAGAGCCTGTACCTGTTCCCGTTTACCATGCTCTCGTCGACGTTTTCATATTCGTATTCGCTGCAGCATTTCTTTCCGTCAACGCAAGCGCAGCGCACGCATTTCTCCAGCCGCCTGCTCATGGCCGCAACCAAGCCCGCCGCCAGCGCTACGCTGCAGGGCTTTTTCGACTCGAGCGCGCAGATGAATCGCCAGGTATTCGAGGAAGACCATGCCATCTGCAAGCGCATAGCCGTCCAGGCGGCCGACAGCGCGCGCTTCAAGATCCTTTCCAGCGACGAGGCAAAGATCGCGCATTTCCGGGCCTGCCTCGCGGCGGCAAGCCAGTCTTAG
- a CDS encoding NeuD/PglB/VioB family sugar acetyltransferase: protein MQTILIVGAGRFARELLCWLEDSLDPATARIGGLLDDTLPPAPMLDADYPYPVLGSISDYRPAAGEALLLAIGAPKARLEVALALAARGARFHTLIHPSAVVARTARIGQGAVVCPFALVSAGSELGDYVTINSYASVGHDAVLERGCTLSSHVDITGGVHLGQAVMVGSGASILPRVSVGAGATVGAGAVVMRRVAAGATVYTPPAKTL, encoded by the coding sequence ATGCAAACCATCCTCATCGTCGGCGCCGGACGCTTCGCCCGAGAATTGCTGTGCTGGCTGGAAGACAGCCTCGACCCGGCCACGGCCCGCATCGGCGGCTTGCTCGACGACACGCTGCCGCCCGCGCCCATGCTCGACGCCGACTACCCGTACCCCGTGCTGGGCAGCATCAGCGACTACCGGCCGGCGGCCGGCGAGGCGCTGCTGCTGGCCATCGGCGCACCGAAAGCCCGGCTGGAAGTGGCGCTGGCGCTGGCCGCGCGCGGCGCCCGTTTCCATACGCTGATCCATCCCAGCGCCGTGGTCGCGCGCACGGCCCGCATCGGCCAGGGCGCCGTCGTCTGCCCGTTCGCCCTCGTCTCGGCGGGCAGCGAACTGGGCGACTATGTCACCATCAACAGCTACGCCAGCGTCGGCCATGACGCGGTGCTGGAACGGGGCTGCACGCTCAGCTCGCACGTCGACATCACGGGCGGCGTGCATCTGGGCCAGGCCGTCATGGTCGGCTCGGGCGCATCCATCCTGCCACGCGTGAGCGTCGGCGCCGGCGCCACGGTCGGCGCCGGCGCCGTCGTCATGCGCCGCGTGGCCGCCGGCGCCACCGTTTACACGCCACCGGCAAAGACACTATGA
- a CDS encoding SDR family NAD(P)-dependent oxidoreductase yields MFQPDMLAGQRILVTGASSGIGRDTALLLARCGAQLLISGRDPARLEQTLQALDGSGHRAEVLELDGGDHIVDFLRQATLEAPLNGIFHAAGIELLRPVKLSKAQQFDDVFASSVKTALALARGAALRGVLSDGAALLFMSSVAGQSGQSGMSVYSAAKAAIDGLVRALAVELAPRGMRVNSIAAGAVETEMHARLSRGLPDEAMRAYAERHPLGFGRSSDIAQTAAFLLSPAARWVSGATWAVDGGYLAR; encoded by the coding sequence ATCTTTCAACCCGACATGCTGGCCGGCCAGCGCATCCTCGTCACCGGCGCCTCGTCCGGCATCGGCCGCGACACGGCCCTGCTGCTGGCGCGCTGCGGCGCGCAACTGCTGATCAGCGGACGCGACCCGGCTCGCCTGGAGCAAACCCTGCAGGCCCTCGACGGCAGCGGCCACCGGGCCGAAGTGCTCGAACTCGACGGCGGCGACCACATCGTCGACTTCCTCAGGCAAGCCACGCTTGAGGCGCCCTTGAACGGCATCTTCCATGCGGCCGGCATCGAGTTATTGCGCCCGGTCAAATTATCCAAGGCGCAACAGTTTGACGACGTCTTCGCCTCCAGCGTCAAGACGGCGCTGGCGCTGGCGCGCGGCGCCGCCCTGCGCGGCGTGCTCAGCGATGGCGCGGCCCTGCTCTTCATGTCATCCGTGGCGGGCCAGAGCGGCCAGTCCGGCATGAGCGTGTATTCGGCGGCCAAGGCCGCCATTGACGGCCTGGTGCGCGCCCTGGCCGTGGAACTGGCGCCGCGCGGCATGCGCGTCAACAGCATTGCCGCCGGCGCCGTCGAAACGGAAATGCACGCGCGCCTGAGCCGTGGCTTGCCTGACGAGGCCATGCGCGCCTACGCGGAGCGCCATCCGCTCGGCTTCGGCCGCAGCAGCGACATCGCGCAGACGGCGGCCTTTTTGCTGTCGCCGGCGGCGCGCTGGGTCAGCGGCGCCACCTGGGCCGTCGACGGCGGCTACCTGGCCCGTTAG